In Sulfitobacter sp. W027, a single window of DNA contains:
- a CDS encoding GbsR/MarR family transcriptional regulator, producing MMDTTNQIDQVRDDFIARMGVIAMGEGLPRMSGQVFAMLVFEGEAIAFGALSRRLSVSRATISTSIRLLEERGLIRRINKTGDRQDYFQLADDAYAAMTKYALAGTRHAKAEINDTISKLPEEAEGVRQRLDSFAEFYDTISTALDDVAARVSKPKI from the coding sequence ATGATGGATACCACAAACCAAATCGACCAAGTCCGCGATGATTTCATCGCGCGGATGGGCGTGATCGCGATGGGCGAGGGCTTGCCCCGCATGTCGGGTCAGGTCTTCGCTATGCTCGTCTTTGAAGGTGAGGCGATTGCTTTCGGCGCATTGTCGCGCCGCCTGTCGGTCAGCCGCGCCACGATCAGCACGTCGATCCGCCTGCTCGAAGAGCGGGGCCTGATCCGGCGTATTAACAAAACCGGCGACCGGCAGGACTACTTTCAACTTGCCGATGATGCCTATGCCGCGATGACGAAATACGCGCTGGCGGGCACGCGCCACGCCAAGGCCGAAATAAATGACACGATCAGCAAGCTGCCCGAAGAGGCCGAAGGGGTGCGCCAAAGGCTCGATTCCTTTGCCGAGTTTTACGACACGATCAGCACCGCGCTGGATGATGTCGCAGCCCGGGTGAGCAAACCCAAGATTTGA
- a CDS encoding CaiB/BaiF CoA-transferase family protein → MSGAVRKGPLSSLRVVEFSGLGPAPLAGQLLADLGADVITVDRKAAPPDPSDINRRGKRSVVLDLKSPEGIAAAQALIASADVLIEGFRPGVMERLGLGPEECPDKLIYGQMTGWGQTGPWAQTAGHDINYLALTGALNAMGSADAPPVPPLNMVADYGGGTMFLLFGILSAVIERGVTGKGQVVDAAMVDGVPAMMGLIHGMLAQGAWTEKRATNWLDGAAPFYRCYTCADGRFIAAGALEPQFYAILLEKLGLPAELAASQNDTATWPARIAEFSTIFATRSRDDWATHFDGSDACVAPVLSFSEAPDHPQMAARGNVLKVDGVLQSGRAPRFGPNAPEMPSPPRAIGADTDAVLAEIGVDLIRA, encoded by the coding sequence ATGAGCGGCGCGGTGCGCAAGGGGCCGCTGTCCTCATTAAGGGTGGTGGAGTTTTCGGGGCTTGGCCCCGCACCGCTGGCTGGGCAACTGCTGGCCGATCTGGGCGCGGATGTCATCACGGTTGACCGCAAAGCGGCCCCGCCAGACCCATCTGACATCAACCGGCGCGGTAAGCGGTCGGTGGTGCTGGACCTGAAATCCCCCGAAGGCATCGCAGCAGCGCAGGCGCTGATCGCTTCTGCCGATGTGCTGATCGAAGGGTTCCGCCCCGGCGTGATGGAGCGTTTGGGCCTCGGGCCCGAGGAGTGCCCGGATAAGCTGATCTATGGCCAAATGACCGGCTGGGGCCAGACCGGCCCATGGGCGCAGACGGCGGGGCATGATATCAATTATCTGGCTCTAACAGGGGCTTTAAACGCGATGGGCAGCGCGGATGCGCCCCCTGTGCCGCCGCTTAATATGGTCGCGGACTACGGAGGCGGGACGATGTTCCTGCTGTTCGGCATCCTCTCAGCGGTGATCGAGCGCGGTGTGACAGGCAAAGGCCAAGTGGTCGACGCGGCGATGGTCGACGGGGTGCCTGCGATGATGGGGCTGATCCATGGGATGCTGGCCCAAGGGGCATGGACGGAAAAGCGTGCTACAAATTGGCTTGATGGGGCCGCGCCATTCTACCGCTGCTACACCTGTGCCGATGGCAGATTCATCGCCGCTGGCGCGTTAGAGCCGCAATTCTACGCGATCTTGTTGGAAAAGTTGGGCCTGCCCGCAGAGCTTGCCGCGAGCCAAAATGACACGGCGACTTGGCCCGCACGGATCGCCGAATTCTCTACGATCTTTGCCACCCGCAGCCGTGACGACTGGGCCACGCATTTCGACGGGTCGGATGCCTGCGTGGCCCCGGTGCTCAGCTTTTCCGAAGCGCCGGACCATCCGCAGATGGCGGCACGAGGTAATGTGCTGAAGGTAGATGGCGTGCTGCAATCGGGCCGCGCCCCACGGTTTGGCCCCAACGCACCGGAAATGCCCAGCCCGCCGCGTGCGATTGGTGCAGATACCGATGCGGTGTTGGCTGAAATTGGCGTAGATTTAATCCGCGCATGA
- a CDS encoding paraquat-inducible protein A, giving the protein MDHPDTPLAELPMDELIVCPQCDAVYRLRRPAHGERAACERCHTALITPRKNAGLQIIAVAVAVMVLIIGAAVFPFLTIDAAGNRNAVSVLDAALAFAGGPMIFLSLATAALIFFIPLLRVMLTLYVLIPVVLDRPAARHAVAAFRLSEELRPWSMAEVFAIGCAVALVKVADLADVGFGPAFYMFGALVVLVIAQDRFLCKWSVWNSLEQPKKY; this is encoded by the coding sequence ATGGATCACCCCGACACCCCCCTTGCCGAATTGCCGATGGACGAGTTGATCGTCTGCCCGCAATGCGATGCCGTCTACCGACTGCGCCGCCCCGCCCATGGGGAGCGTGCGGCCTGTGAGCGCTGTCATACGGCCTTGATCACGCCGCGTAAGAACGCAGGATTGCAGATCATTGCCGTGGCGGTGGCGGTTATGGTGTTGATCATCGGCGCGGCAGTCTTTCCCTTTCTTACCATTGACGCGGCGGGCAACAGAAATGCGGTCTCTGTGCTGGACGCGGCACTGGCCTTTGCCGGGGGGCCGATGATCTTTTTGTCGCTGGCAACGGCGGCGCTGATCTTTTTCATCCCGCTGCTGCGGGTGATGCTGACACTTTATGTGCTGATCCCCGTGGTGCTGGATCGCCCGGCCGCGCGGCACGCCGTTGCGGCCTTTCGCCTGTCAGAGGAACTGCGCCCCTGGTCGATGGCTGAGGTCTTTGCGATTGGCTGCGCTGTGGCGCTGGTCAAAGTGGCCGATCTGGCCGATGTCGGCTTTGGGCCGGCCTTTTACATGTTCGGCGCGCTGGTTGTGCTTGTCATCGCGCAGGACAGATTTTTATGCAAATGGTCCGTATGGAACTCTCTGGAACAGCCCAAGAAATACTGA
- a CDS encoding paraquat-inducible protein A has translation MVRMELSGTAQEILSARELGIVACTRCSKPWPMGTPTCGRCGNKLVSRDRQSLQRVWAFWTVGLMCYIPANTYPMLKTRTLFQVDESTIIGGAVELAQYGNWGIAFIILFASVAIPLAKFMAVAFLAISVKRRSVTSQRQRHYLYEVVEYIGRWSMIDIFVVAILSSLVQLKTLAAINPGTASIFFALSVIFTMLAAQAFDTRMIWDAQTKDEGLKTDD, from the coding sequence ATGGTCCGTATGGAACTCTCTGGAACAGCCCAAGAAATACTGAGCGCACGGGAGTTGGGCATCGTTGCCTGCACCCGCTGTAGCAAGCCTTGGCCGATGGGCACGCCGACCTGTGGCCGCTGCGGCAACAAGCTTGTCTCGCGCGACCGGCAGAGCCTTCAGCGTGTCTGGGCGTTTTGGACGGTTGGGCTGATGTGCTACATCCCCGCGAACACCTATCCAATGCTCAAGACCCGGACGCTGTTTCAAGTCGATGAAAGCACAATCATCGGCGGGGCGGTGGAACTCGCGCAGTACGGCAACTGGGGGATCGCTTTCATTATCCTCTTTGCTTCCGTCGCCATTCCGCTTGCTAAATTCATGGCCGTGGCCTTTCTCGCGATCAGCGTCAAAAGGCGCTCGGTCACCTCGCAGCGGCAGCGGCATTACCTTTACGAAGTGGTTGAGTACATTGGGCGCTGGTCGATGATTGATATCTTTGTGGTTGCGATTTTGTCGTCTCTGGTGCAACTCAAGACACTGGCAGCCATCAATCCCGGTACCGCGAGCATCTTTTTCGCCCTCTCCGTGATCTTTACCATGCTGGCGGCACAAGCGTTTGATACCCGTATGATCTGGGACGCTCAGACCAAGGACGAGGGCCTGAAAACCGATGACTAA
- a CDS encoding efflux RND transporter periplasmic adaptor subunit — MSDTSPERQTLSFDSDAGSKRSKFIAGGIAVLIGLWMGSGYIIPSDAPEEATVAPVAPKAVTVAVRGSRADSVTQVFVAEGQALPDRDTMVRAESGGEISEVLVAKGDVVEAGDLIARLSTTARDSDLARAREELNRAQREYDNAEALLNRGVSTVDRVSQARATLAAAQASVTTAEEALNNTEIRAPFPGRLEMLDISAGEFVSTGDEIARLVDNTPLTIQVQVPQQALKDIEEGQDAEVMFITGAEAQGKVQFVSSSASAETRTFTAEIRVENADGTIPAGISARVRIPTGETRAHFVSPAILSLDTNGTLGVKTVNDENKVVFNKIAIVRAQTDGIWIAGLPDETEIITIGQGFVNDGETVDPQPETGGEDGAEEQPMAGVPEIDELEETSTGEGQITGSAEAAQSERVE, encoded by the coding sequence ATGAGTGACACATCCCCTGAGCGTCAGACGCTCTCCTTTGACAGCGATGCTGGCTCGAAACGGTCGAAGTTCATCGCCGGTGGGATCGCCGTATTGATCGGCCTTTGGATGGGCAGCGGCTATATCATCCCCTCTGACGCGCCTGAGGAGGCCACTGTCGCGCCTGTTGCGCCTAAGGCAGTGACAGTGGCGGTGCGCGGCTCTCGTGCCGATAGCGTGACGCAGGTCTTTGTGGCCGAAGGGCAGGCCCTCCCAGACCGCGATACAATGGTGCGCGCGGAATCCGGGGGCGAGATCTCTGAAGTGCTGGTCGCAAAGGGCGATGTGGTCGAAGCAGGCGATCTGATTGCCCGGCTCAGCACCACGGCGCGTGACTCCGACTTGGCCCGCGCCCGTGAGGAACTGAACCGTGCGCAACGCGAATATGACAATGCCGAAGCGCTGCTGAACCGGGGCGTCTCTACCGTTGATCGGGTCAGCCAGGCACGGGCAACCCTGGCCGCCGCGCAAGCCTCGGTCACCACAGCTGAAGAGGCGCTGAACAACACAGAAATCCGTGCGCCCTTCCCCGGACGGCTTGAGATGCTGGACATTTCGGCCGGTGAGTTTGTGTCGACTGGCGATGAAATCGCGCGTTTGGTCGATAACACGCCGTTGACGATCCAAGTGCAGGTGCCCCAGCAGGCCCTGAAAGACATTGAAGAAGGGCAAGACGCCGAGGTGATGTTCATCACCGGGGCAGAGGCGCAGGGCAAGGTGCAGTTCGTCTCAAGCAGCGCCAGCGCCGAGACGCGAACCTTCACCGCTGAGATCAGGGTCGAGAACGCCGACGGCACGATCCCTGCTGGCATTTCTGCCCGTGTGCGCATCCCCACCGGCGAGACCCGCGCGCATTTCGTCTCTCCGGCGATCCTGTCTCTGGACACCAACGGCACCTTGGGCGTGAAAACGGTGAACGATGAAAACAAGGTCGTTTTTAATAAGATTGCTATTGTCCGGGCCCAGACCGACGGCATTTGGATTGCGGGTCTGCCCGATGAGACCGAGATCATCACCATCGGGCAGGGGTTTGTGAACGACGGCGAAACTGTTGACCCTCAGCCCGAGACCGGCGGTGAGGATGGCGCCGAAGAGCAGCCGATGGCGGGCGTGCCGGAGATTGATGAGCTGGAAGAGACCTCGACCGGTGAAGGTCAGATCACAGGCAGCGCCGAGGCGGCCCAGTCGGAGCGGGTGGAATGA
- a CDS encoding C45 family autoproteolytic acyltransferase/hydolase: MYWRALSEDQPGPKWAGLFAAYWPDYHAWWLKEGEAARPTYAQCRRALAKHMPEMVPLYDELCTLAGGGDHAARFLSFYCPPPYLSACSQAIWAGKEPVMVRNYDYNPNAFDAMVLRTGWQGRQVMGTSDGLWGLVDGVNDAGLSISLTFGGRRVVGEGFGVPLILRYALQTCETAQEAGEVLSRVPTHMSYNVTVLDRKRNYLTAMMAPDRPAVITRAAVATNHQENVEWISHARFTATVERERYLLQRLRLHRDPEEKFIGAFLKPPLYSTAFNAGFGTLYTAVYRPRKREMELRWPGTTWALSLSDFTEGARQVLVPGAA; encoded by the coding sequence ATGTATTGGCGCGCACTGTCCGAAGACCAGCCCGGCCCCAAGTGGGCCGGCCTCTTCGCGGCCTATTGGCCTGACTACCACGCGTGGTGGCTGAAGGAGGGGGAGGCCGCGCGCCCGACCTATGCCCAATGCCGCCGCGCGCTGGCCAAACACATGCCTGAAATGGTGCCGCTCTATGACGAGCTTTGCACCCTCGCGGGCGGCGGCGATCACGCGGCCCGGTTCCTCAGTTTCTATTGTCCGCCGCCCTATCTTTCGGCCTGTTCGCAGGCGATCTGGGCGGGAAAAGAGCCGGTCATGGTGCGCAACTATGACTATAACCCCAATGCCTTTGACGCGATGGTGCTGCGCACCGGTTGGCAGGGGCGACAGGTCATGGGCACTTCGGACGGGCTTTGGGGGCTGGTTGACGGGGTGAATGACGCGGGACTGTCGATCTCGCTGACCTTCGGCGGGCGGCGCGTGGTGGGCGAAGGCTTCGGCGTTCCGCTGATCCTGCGCTATGCGCTGCAAACCTGCGAAACCGCGCAGGAGGCGGGCGAGGTGCTATCGCGCGTGCCGACGCATATGAGCTACAATGTCACCGTGCTAGACCGTAAGCGCAACTATCTGACCGCGATGATGGCCCCAGATCGCCCGGCGGTTATCACCCGTGCCGCGGTGGCAACAAACCATCAAGAGAATGTCGAATGGATCAGCCACGCGCGGTTTACAGCGACGGTTGAGCGGGAACGCTATCTTCTGCAACGTCTGCGCCTACACCGTGACCCGGAGGAGAAGTTTATCGGCGCGTTTTTGAAGCCGCCGCTTTATTCCACGGCCTTTAACGCCGGTTTCGGCACGCTTTATACCGCTGTCTACCGACCGCGAAAACGTGAGATGGAGTTGCGCTGGCCCGGCACGACATGGGCGCTGTCACTGTCTGATTTCACCGAAGGCGCGCGGCAGGTGCTGGTGCCGGGGGCGGCATGA
- a CDS encoding MlaD family protein produces MTKTPPDVPISPTRKMFLSGASVVWIIPILALIVALFVAYRSYSERGPVIVIEFEEGAGISAGETELRFRDVTVGVVEKVGFTSGLDKVTAHIRLDKDVAPYIDSGAVFWVVQPEVTAQGITGLSTVLSGVYIEGSWDQQVGPAAQRFQGSSTEPLIRGGQSGLEIAFRSTANGQLTDNAPILYKGIEVGRVGYAKIAPRGNFAIVEALIFEEHRQLINESTRFWDASGFSVNIGPAGAEIDFSSLATLVGGGITFDTFVSGGAQVSDGTVFEIYPDKETARNSVFNASEVDPLKMSVVFDDNISGLIVGAPVEMSGLEIGEVETLSGLVDFERFGDSRVRLNAILSIQPAHLGLQDDVTADAALAFLKERVADGLRARLASASLLTGGLKVEFVMVDDAPDATLNETDNNLALMPTTESDVSDAAATVEGVFTRINSLPIEELLNSAITFLNSAEAFVSDEDLRETPQDVRTLLGELTGLISSEEVKNVPVALNGTLVRIEQLAAQLEEERIAERLSSALQGASDAANAVSSSVEGVPELVESIQAVAAKAETLEVEELVVALTDLTESADAVIGTEDAVALPGALKRALDEVNATLEELREGGAVENVNQTLASARNAADNIALSARDLPQVVERLTALFAQASRTIEGYNKGEQISRSAERTLRDIQKAAEALASLARTIERNPNSLLLGR; encoded by the coding sequence ATGACTAAGACGCCTCCCGACGTACCGATTTCCCCGACACGCAAGATGTTCCTTAGCGGGGCGTCGGTGGTCTGGATCATCCCGATCCTTGCGCTGATCGTGGCGCTTTTCGTGGCTTACCGTTCTTATTCGGAACGCGGCCCGGTGATTGTCATCGAATTTGAAGAAGGTGCTGGCATTTCAGCCGGAGAGACCGAACTGCGCTTTCGCGATGTAACAGTCGGCGTGGTCGAGAAGGTCGGGTTCACCTCTGGGTTGGACAAGGTCACGGCGCATATCCGTCTCGACAAGGATGTGGCGCCCTATATCGACAGCGGTGCGGTCTTCTGGGTTGTCCAGCCCGAAGTCACGGCGCAGGGGATTACCGGTCTCAGCACGGTGCTGAGCGGTGTCTATATCGAAGGCTCGTGGGACCAACAGGTCGGCCCGGCGGCGCAGCGCTTTCAGGGCTCTTCGACCGAGCCTCTGATCCGCGGCGGTCAGAGCGGGCTTGAGATTGCCTTCCGCTCCACTGCCAATGGCCAGCTGACCGACAATGCACCAATCCTTTACAAGGGGATCGAAGTTGGCCGCGTGGGCTATGCCAAGATCGCCCCGCGCGGCAACTTTGCTATTGTCGAGGCGCTGATCTTTGAAGAACACCGCCAGCTTATCAATGAATCCACCCGTTTCTGGGACGCTTCCGGCTTTAGCGTCAACATTGGCCCCGCGGGGGCCGAGATCGACTTTTCCTCGCTCGCGACCCTTGTAGGCGGCGGGATCACTTTTGACACCTTCGTCTCGGGCGGGGCGCAGGTGTCTGACGGGACGGTGTTTGAGATCTACCCCGACAAAGAAACCGCGCGGAACTCTGTCTTTAACGCGTCCGAAGTCGATCCGCTCAAGATGAGCGTCGTTTTTGACGATAATATCTCGGGCCTGATTGTCGGCGCCCCGGTCGAGATGAGCGGGCTTGAGATTGGCGAGGTTGAGACCCTCTCTGGTCTCGTAGATTTCGAACGATTTGGCGACAGCCGCGTGCGGTTGAATGCGATCCTGTCGATCCAACCGGCGCATCTGGGGCTTCAGGATGACGTGACCGCCGACGCCGCGCTGGCGTTTTTGAAAGAGCGTGTCGCGGACGGACTGCGCGCCCGGCTTGCCTCCGCCAGCTTGCTGACCGGCGGCTTAAAGGTTGAGTTCGTCATGGTCGACGACGCACCTGACGCAACCCTGAACGAGACGGACAACAATCTCGCACTGATGCCGACCACCGAAAGTGATGTCTCGGATGCCGCGGCCACCGTCGAAGGGGTCTTTACCCGCATCAACAGCTTGCCGATTGAAGAGTTGCTCAACAGCGCGATTACCTTCCTTAACTCGGCAGAGGCTTTCGTTTCTGACGAAGACCTGCGCGAAACCCCGCAGGACGTGCGGACCCTGTTAGGTGAATTGACCGGGCTCATCTCTTCCGAAGAGGTGAAGAACGTGCCGGTTGCTCTGAACGGAACGCTCGTGCGGATCGAACAGCTGGCGGCCCAGCTTGAGGAAGAGCGTATCGCCGAACGGCTTTCCAGCGCATTGCAAGGCGCTTCGGATGCGGCGAATGCGGTCTCGTCTTCGGTCGAAGGCGTGCCAGAACTGGTGGAGAGCATTCAGGCGGTCGCCGCCAAGGCCGAGACCCTTGAAGTGGAAGAGTTAGTCGTCGCCCTGACGGATCTCACCGAATCCGCCGACGCGGTGATCGGCACCGAAGATGCGGTCGCCCTGCCGGGCGCGCTGAAACGGGCATTGGATGAGGTAAACGCCACCCTCGAAGAATTGCGTGAAGGCGGCGCGGTTGAGAATGTAAACCAAACCTTGGCCTCGGCCCGCAATGCGGCGGATAACATTGCCCTATCGGCCCGTGATCTTCCGCAGGTAGTTGAGCGTTTGACCGCGCTTTTCGCACAGGCCAGCCGCACCATTGAAGGCTATAACAAGGGTGAGCAGATCAGCCGCAGCGCTGAGCGCACCCTGCGCGACATCCAGAAAGCCGCCGAGGCCCTTGCATCTTTAGCGCGGACCATTGAACGTAACCCCAATTCTCTATTGCTGGGACGGTAA
- a CDS encoding membrane integrity-associated transporter subunit PqiC translates to MNVARPLITLGLLAALAACGGTAERFTVRAPAVTEKTSIAFSSVEVRDVSLPTYAAAEEISLQMADGSLVSSTDVLWADAPERAVALELSQNLARMTGRRVASEPWPFEAFPDARLEVRFAEFVATEAGEFRASGQYFVAVPDGRRERSGLFNLSVPFNREGGVNAIATARGQLVLDLARFIAQNGLK, encoded by the coding sequence ATGAACGTTGCAAGACCCCTGATCACTCTCGGCCTGCTCGCGGCTCTGGCGGCCTGCGGCGGCACTGCTGAGCGGTTCACAGTGCGCGCCCCGGCGGTCACGGAAAAAACCTCTATCGCCTTCAGCTCGGTCGAAGTGCGCGATGTGTCCCTGCCGACCTATGCCGCCGCCGAAGAGATTTCGTTGCAGATGGCGGACGGCAGCCTTGTCAGTTCCACCGATGTGCTCTGGGCCGACGCGCCTGAGCGTGCCGTGGCGCTTGAGCTGAGCCAGAACCTCGCGCGGATGACGGGCCGCCGCGTCGCATCTGAGCCCTGGCCCTTTGAGGCCTTCCCTGATGCCCGCCTCGAAGTGCGCTTCGCCGAGTTTGTGGCAACCGAAGCCGGTGAATTCCGCGCCTCAGGTCAGTATTTCGTGGCCGTTCCTGATGGCCGTCGGGAGCGTTCGGGCCTGTTTAACCTCAGCGTCCCTTTCAACCGCGAGGGTGGGGTCAATGCCATCGCCACGGCGCGTGGCCAGCTTGTGCTCGATCTCGCCCGCTTCATCGCGCAGAACGGATTAAAGTAA
- a CDS encoding biotin carboxylase, whose amino-acid sequence MATVLKNISEIRRFFHRNEDPIYFISATNFNLLGLDEWVKNFKYICYIDCYGGKHPNVFCPSEQPHAEFQSIEDINNYLLQHKEVIDFIKRRGGKPKFVFLMFDEETERLSKELGADVWFPKAKLRQSMDNKIETVRIGNKAGVPSVPNVLAEVKSYEDLKKTCEKAGIGNDLVLQSAYGDSGHTTFFIKSEADFRRHESEIIGEGEIKIMKRIDCRGAAIEACATKEGTIVGPLMTELVGFKELTPYRGGWCGNEILATAFPPKVREKARDLTFKFGEQLRKEGYRGYFELDFLIDKKTGDLWLGELNPRITGASSMTNHAAFAHADAPLFLFHLLEFSRKKFDLDVDELNARWADPEMIDGWSQMVIKHTDDSVDICTDAPETGIYKMKEDGSVVFDRFDYHRRAVESENEAFFLRILQPGDYRYEGADIGILVTRGRSMTKSFQLNERAKKWIHGIKRAVDGKPLPTASAGPELSDPAFKIL is encoded by the coding sequence ATGGCAACAGTACTTAAAAATATCTCTGAAATCCGCCGGTTCTTTCACCGAAACGAAGACCCGATTTATTTCATTTCGGCCACCAACTTTAACCTGTTGGGCTTGGATGAATGGGTGAAGAACTTTAAATATATCTGCTACATCGACTGCTACGGCGGCAAGCATCCCAACGTCTTTTGCCCCTCGGAACAGCCGCATGCGGAGTTCCAGAGCATCGAGGACATCAACAACTACCTGCTGCAGCACAAGGAGGTCATCGACTTCATCAAGCGCCGCGGTGGCAAGCCTAAGTTTGTTTTCCTGATGTTCGACGAGGAAACCGAGCGTCTGTCGAAAGAGCTGGGCGCCGACGTCTGGTTCCCCAAAGCCAAGCTGCGCCAGTCGATGGACAACAAGATCGAGACCGTCCGCATCGGCAACAAGGCCGGTGTGCCCTCGGTGCCCAATGTATTGGCAGAGGTGAAGTCTTATGAAGATCTGAAAAAGACTTGCGAGAAGGCCGGGATCGGCAATGACTTGGTGTTGCAGTCGGCTTACGGCGACAGCGGGCACACGACGTTCTTCATCAAATCCGAAGCTGATTTCCGCCGCCATGAGAGCGAGATCATCGGCGAGGGCGAGATCAAGATCATGAAGCGCATCGATTGCCGGGGTGCGGCGATTGAGGCCTGCGCCACAAAGGAAGGCACGATCGTTGGTCCGCTGATGACCGAGCTGGTCGGCTTCAAAGAGCTGACCCCCTATCGCGGCGGCTGGTGCGGAAATGAAATTCTTGCAACCGCCTTCCCGCCTAAGGTGCGCGAGAAAGCCCGCGATCTGACCTTCAAGTTTGGTGAGCAACTGCGCAAAGAAGGGTATCGCGGCTATTTCGAACTCGATTTCCTGATCGACAAAAAAACCGGCGATCTTTGGCTGGGCGAGTTGAACCCGCGCATCACCGGGGCGTCTTCGATGACCAACCACGCGGCTTTCGCCCATGCCGACGCGCCTTTGTTCTTGTTCCACTTGCTCGAGTTCAGCCGGAAGAAATTCGATCTGGATGTGGATGAGCTAAACGCCCGCTGGGCCGACCCTGAGATGATCGATGGTTGGAGCCAGATGGTGATCAAGCACACCGATGACAGCGTCGACATCTGTACCGATGCGCCTGAGACCGGCATCTATAAGATGAAGGAAGACGGCAGCGTGGTCTTTGACCGCTTCGATTATCACCGCCGCGCGGTGGAATCGGAGAACGAAGCCTTTTTCCTGCGCATCCTTCAGCCGGGCGATTACCGCTATGAAGGGGCCGACATTGGCATCCTTGTGACGCGGGGTCGTTCAATGACGAAGTCTTTCCAGTTGAATGAGCGCGCGAAAAAGTGGATCCACGGGATCAAGCGTGCGGTGGATGGCAAACCCCTGCCCACCGCTTCTGCCGGTCCGGAGCTTTCTGACCCGGCGTTCAAGATCCTGTAA
- a CDS encoding type 1 glutamine amidotransferase domain-containing protein, translating to MTDITNAKILILATDGFEQSELETPLKDLRARGATVHVATPDGNEIKGWDEDDWGNTVPADLALKDVNVDDYQGIVLPGGQINPDLLRANKDAVALIRKFHDSGKTVAAICHAPWLLIEAGIIKGRKATCFSSIATDVKNAGAHYEDSEVVADQGIVTSRSPEDLDAFVAKIVEEIEEGKHDRKAA from the coding sequence ATGACCGATATCACCAATGCAAAGATCCTGATCCTCGCCACCGACGGCTTTGAGCAGTCCGAACTCGAAACGCCCCTGAAAGACCTCCGCGCGCGCGGCGCCACCGTCCATGTGGCCACCCCCGACGGGAATGAGATCAAGGGCTGGGACGAAGACGATTGGGGCAACACTGTCCCTGCCGATCTCGCGCTGAAAGACGTCAATGTTGACGATTACCAAGGCATCGTTCTGCCCGGCGGTCAGATTAATCCTGATCTGCTGCGCGCCAACAAAGACGCTGTCGCGTTGATCCGCAAATTCCACGACAGTGGCAAGACCGTCGCCGCGATTTGCCATGCCCCATGGCTGCTGATCGAAGCAGGCATTATCAAAGGTCGCAAGGCAACCTGCTTTAGCTCCATCGCAACTGACGTGAAGAACGCAGGGGCGCATTACGAAGACAGCGAAGTGGTGGCCGATCAAGGTATCGTCACCAGCCGGTCGCCCGAAGATCTGGACGCGTTCGTCGCCAAGATCGTCGAGGAGATCGAAGAAGGCAAACACGACCGTAAGGCAGCCTGA